ctcagtttatttatatcacaggtgttgatatgaagtcacattacactgagagatttaaagagatgtagatcactagagtaaataattgtaagttctgtttatgcttatgtttatgtattaacaatgacatcccaaacgttttaaaatgaaataaatacgtttcttcgaaaatgttttaataacgtatttaccatgtttttctgggaacaaattccgcaacatttttatgaaatgaagtactctgatttttataaagcataaacaaaccggtcttttatggccgtgattttggggatgtcacagttggtatcagagcattagtttaagcgaactaggaatatggatttatttctagacttaaacttagaatgctatgcGATGATTGttaggtgtgagcactagattattttaggaattatgcctaaaatgcttttatgtgctaaatacgtGTGCCTGATatttgttaattgttcggatctatggtctgttgccgaccggatctggaaaccttatgtgtttaggattctaaacgtacgactacgatattagaactagcatataaacgtttcggagtgataaggatgatttaaacgtcaatcctaagtaaagatctagattcaccttcttcggtgtatagatcaagatggcaagaacccgtagcggaaacgtgaatgcaaataggaacagaaaccaacccccagtgattgagcaaataccggtgatggaagccgctgctgagctagtcacgatggccggagtgcaagcaatgatccatgcgatgttggatcgtcaaatggaggaaaccatacgtttgctccagcaaaatcgagatgaagccactattcagatcgaacagcccgagttgaacgaagggcagactgaggaaggaaactacagtgagactgttggtcaagtcaacccactaatagttcgacaaaacaaccaagatgacgaagtcgagaggaatggatgcaagtacaaggattttctgacttgcaagacattgactttcactggaaaggaagatccgatcagggtcatggattggatctcggagatggagttagctttcatgacatgcggttgcagagggaagctacagaccacgtttgcagtgcgtcagtttcgaggaggcgctgtacgttggtggaataccttggggaagactttaagccccaacaagcccctgcaactgacatgggcataatttctggtacaattcaaacgaaagtactactcagctcaaaacctgttggagctagagaaccagtttctaaccctgaacaagggaagcatgtcaatcgatgaatacaccaacaacttcacagagaagatggagtttgccttgcgccttgttccgcatgagctgacgaaaatcgacaagtacgcaaagggacttccatgggagtacacggtgccagtgcgtcaggcacctactctagaagcagctatctgggctgccaagtctgtggaagatatgattaagggaagagctgccaacaagattgaggttggcgaaaagaggaagtttgaggaatctacgaggcacaataagaagatcaagtctggttcaaaggagtctagcggaggacgaaacaaagtgaaatggtgcgagaagtgcaagaagaatcactttgggaactgtagcgaagaagtgacttgctacaagtgtgggaagaccggacattacgccaacgagtgcaaaagggtgtgttatgaatgccgtgaagaagggcatgttgctaaggattgcccgaaaAAGAAAGAGGCGGCAAAACCAAATATTCCGCCAAAACCGAAGGCAAaagcattccatatgatcctagacgaagcagatgacaatgcgaggattaaGGAATGATGGCTTGACATCCAAGGATCGAGTTATAAAGTagccatagaatcatatgatgtagcctgttagaggcatagtctagggtgaacttgaacacctatgtaatcgtttcaagaaataatatgaaacctttgttttgttatctgatgtgttaagttgttgtatggttttcttgtatggtgacttggaaaaactgTGGGAtgatacttgggacgagtatgagtaggtgtgaatggtagtagaggcctatactaccgggagcacaggactcacacttggatcagggaaagtcacaaggttaccaagaagctagcaaagatttcgttttattcaagtgtgttgttaccattgtttcggtaatgactaagaagactgttgatattccgaccctagtggtcataccgaattgagtccgactacgctaagtatgctatgtggtttagaaaatcaaggtcgatgtagcgtccgacttaaaccaaacgattgaaatcaaaacgatcaatagaaatatcatgctcgttgttaaagaagttggtagctagaaatgcctaatgttaaagtgtgattatatcacattagaacatgaaggaaggcatagtctgttttataatttaactctaagagacctaagtctaagtgttgcaacatacgatgattggtcattagaatatgacacatcgatccatagtagtaataaaagaaatcatctcaagttcgtatccagtaaggatcaatattgtgacttgaaggtcataattgggagtctagcctgaggtagagagcaggtgcacgatcgagtacccTTACAgccaatgagtttaagagatagacttgaaggaatgtagaagtgaTAATTATTACCttggatgaagagatgacgtatagagtcattatatgaccctgtttcgttgatgattccgtgacgtaatcatcctaagggggagataattgtaacgcccgcgaatctgggctagtcaaattagaggcaataggggtcgaaaacgacttttcgacaaaagattatttagaataaataatcttaaccaagttgtagagtatgtcacaaggtttccgtacatataaagaatgccgaaatccgagttataacgaagaagttatggcccgtcgaattttacggcaaaaccggcacggcaccgggaagcgtaaatagtgaatttacgatagagcgagatttagccttagaaatctaaacaaaagttgtataatatgttaaactaagagcgtcgataaaaagaacgcccaaatctgacttcgtatgaggaagttatgatttttttaagattcggcttagcagtgcacgacccgaaactcgaactttagttcaagcggtttttggcttgcgtgacctaaatgagagttgaatatctcattaataggaactcaacggtaaaaagatggacgaaaacggagttcgtatgaaggagttacgaattcttcgcggttatttaacagtctaaacgcctcctactgttaaatttgagatcggtcgagaattagccgacggagtctaaatgaaagtgttagatcttgattttacctacgcgtggatataaagaacgttgaaaatggagctcgtatgcgagagttatgatttttctaagttcgaagactgatacgcgatagggggtgacgtggcaccaccagaaggccaccacatggaccaactcggcgagtaggtcccctctattcggcgagtccatcagattttgcactataaatagaggtgtcgggtctagcctactcttcacacctcccaaactcactttctctctctagtttctctctctagcctccctaaccccccctaaaagcctaggtaaaccccctagcacccgaaggaagccccgaggctcccggagtcccgagaaaagagcctttcggctcgggaacgctgctccagcgaagcccggttttcaagaaaacccgctaaaagtgagctacgcctaacccatctttagtatagcttatgttttaatatagtaacattattaggaacttataatgagtatttgggctattattatgagttatattgagtgttatttaacgcttatataataataataatagtcagactattagtttgtcgcggttatcgttagactaaaccctagtggtattgatactatgttttatcgaaggaaattgttttgagagtatcgaagcgctgttcgagtgttgagtcaccacctactcaggtgagtgcatagttactttcagcttacacatagttatgaagtattttatataaattacatgttgtgtgtgtatattatctgtatacttgctatctatgctggatgaacgttttatacatgttttcaatgatttaaactgtatatgtattttatatctacagaatgtgttgggtaaaacatgggtagatgtaatagttgttgtgtgacaaaagaaaataatgagaggcctcgttatagctgttcttgatgatctagtcatctagcggagtatagatgacgaccacgaactattctagacagtccagtggaacactagcaggctcgcaacctgtaggtgtttatttgaactgtgtctttatttgaactgtgtgtttattcgaactgtgtgttcattcgaactgtgtgaactgtgtgctcaccaggtacactccatcccaatgatagtcctttgactaagtcccttgtgttagatgttttagggacgtaatgtgaggattacgggaatgggtaattgggttgattgtttgatgtttaaaaataataattatattattgtgggttcaaaaccctatgtgctcaccaggtttcccaacctgacccactcagtttatttatatcacaggtgttgatatgaagtcacattacactgagagatttaaagagatgtagatcactagagaaaaaattgtaagttctgtttatgcttatgtttctgtattaacgatgacatcccaaacgttttaaaatgaaataaatacgtttcttcaaaaaaattttaataacgtatttaccatgtttttctgggaacaaattccgcaacatttttatgaaatgaagtactctgatttttataaagcataaacaaaccggtcttttctggccgtgattttggggatgtcacactttatAGCCTCGACCCGATCCTCTCAAATATGCTCCAATAACAGGCAAATCATTGTCATCCCCAAACATATATCTCTGACCGGAGCCATAGCCACCTTGCAACTgagagcatcgaccaccacattgggcTTCCCCAGGTGATAAACGATCTCACAGTCATactcctttaccacatccaaccatttgCGTTACCTCATGCTTAGATTTGGTTGGTCCATTAAATACCTTAGGCTctttgtgatccgtgtagatagtgcaacggaccccatagaggtaatgttgccaaatcttgagggcactCACCACTGCCACCAAGTCCAAATCGTGTgtagggtaattcgcctcatgaggcttctgCTACCTCGACACATATGCAATCACATGACACAGCCACATCAACTCCGCACCTAGAACCGTGACCGAAGAATCACAATACTCCACAAAATCCCCCACTCCCTCTAGAAAGTTTAAAACCAATGCCTCACACAACTTCTGTCTCAAGGCCTCAAAAGttgcctgctactcaggcccccaacgaaaagtgATAGTCTTCTTCATCAGTTTGATTAATgaaactgctatcttggagaaatcctgaatgaatctccgataataaactgctaatccaaggaaactccgaacctcagatggagaccttggaacctcccatcttatcaccgcctcaatcttggccagttCGACCAGAATAATGTTCTGGTTGACAAGAGGCCCCAGAAACTACACCTAGTGCAACTAGAGCTCACACGCTGAGAACTTCACATACaacctctccctcctcagaatTTACAttacctccctcaggtgctcttcatgctgctctcggAAAAGATGTCATTAAAAAATACAATCATTGACCGATCCAACATGGGTCTGCATTcgtgattcatgagatccatgaatgcggctggagcattggtaagCCCGAAAAGCATCAgcacgaacttgtaatgaccataatgagttcggaaggccATCTTCTGCATGTCCTCCTCCCTGACTCTCATCTAATGGTAACCCGAACACAGATAAATCTTAAAGAACCAAtatgcaccctgaagttgatcaaataaaacATCGATCCTCGGTTCAAATCCTAGTAGTCAATACACATTTGCTATgccccgtcctttttcttcacaaataaaATCAGCATTCCCAAGGAcgaactactcggtcgaataaatcccttttcTAGTAGCTCCTTCATCTGCATAGACAAGTCCTGTATTTCTGGAGGTGCTAACCGAttgggtgccttggctatcagagccgcacctggAATCAAGTAAATCCGAAACTCCgcctgcctctccagaggcactcCTGGAAAATCCTCTGAAAACACATCCGGGTATTCCTAAACAATCGGCACATCACCAATGGTCACCTCACCCTTTTCCCGGGAATCCATCAAAAAAGCTACGAACCCAAAATAACCCTGCTGAAGATAACACCTAGCCCTGGCTGTTGAATAGACAGTCGGCCCACACTGAGCGCCCTCACCATGGATCCCCAACTCTCCCGCACTTGGTTTCCGAACACGCACCAATTAAAGTTCACAAAACtgctagaaaaacagcctttaacGACGCGCAATCAATGACATGCGCTGATATAGGACACACATTTGAGCGTGCCCTCAAAGTTgatgtcagttttccaaaatatgaagcatagagggcacgcattttttgcgtgccctaaaattagtgtctaataAAAAAAACGGAGGGCACCTTAaataaaatgtgcgtcgtctaaccatttcgctttataaattttaatgaaacgTGCGTTTCATccaagggggaaatgaaatccaaaaATTAAAAAGCCCGCTTTGTTTCCACTGGCTGAAAACCCTAGCTCATCCCCGCCGAAAACCCCCTTTCTTCCACCCACTTCATCAGTTCATTTCTATGGTTATCTTGATTGTAATCTGGTTTTTCATCTTGCCCATGAGCTAAAGAGCTCCATTGCTCTCCAACTGCAAAATCGGGAGAGGTGTTGGTCATGTAGATCTTGGTGAAACTCGAGGAATACCCTTTTACGTAATCAAATTGCCACCCATCAAACCCTATTTCAATCTTGAGCCAGTTCATCCAATCAGATAACTCCTTTTGGACTATAGTGATTACGTGATCGATGCCTGGGGAACCTGTAATGGGATCTCCTGTGTCGATATTTCCATTGCCAACGGAATAGTCGTCGTCTTTGCAAATCAAggaagatccctaatcaaggatTTTATCCGGAGTTCCACCCTCGAAGATATAGTATTTCCTGCTTCCATCTTGCTTTTCCCCTGTtctgtgatttataactatgtcTGCAACGGCTTTGGTTCCCTTGTTGTACTCGGTAGTAGAAAGGGGAAAAAGCAAAATCCCAAATTTTTTGAGAAACCTGTCTCGTTCTCTTTTGCCTTTGTTCTCCATATTTTGTTTGAACATTTCCATATCACCCAGTTCAAACACGATTTAGGTTTCATATTCAAGCAGAAGGATGGGAGAATTAACAGTTGACTTTCACGATAATCCCTAGTTTATCTCTTCCAACTTTTCCTCGATTCCATCTTTATCACTCCTCACAAAAATCTCCATCGATCGTTTTAGGTTTTCTCCACCGAGTAATCCTCTCGAAGATTCTATGTTAATATCGACTTATCTGTTCACACGCCATAACTTGCCTCTCTTCTTCTCTACATATTTAAATAACGACATCTACAGGTACGATTTACTCCATTGCTAACTGGAATTCCTTCAACTTCTTTTGAATATACTCATTTTGCATCTGTATTATTTTTGATTTCATGGTTCTATAAGTTACGGTTTGATTATGTTCGGAATTTTTCATGCTCAGGGAATATTCCAGATGTTATGTAGCTTAACTGTTATGCAAAGGTTTGTGTTCTTTTGTTCTTTCTCCTAATTCCCAAGTTCAATTGATTTCTTATTATATCTGAAGTCTCCAAACAACAGTCTCATTATAGAGTACATATCATTAAACTTTTTTAATGTTGTTTGTCAGTGAGACTATTCATTGCTGATGCGAACAACAGTCTCATTAGATATTTGGATCTGAACAAAGAAGATGCATAAGTTATTACACTTGAGCTAAAAGGAGTTCAACCTCCTGTACCAAAATCAAGATCTCCAATTCGCCTTAGAAAATGAAATTCAGCTGACAAACAAACAATTGTAGTTGATGGTGGCTCTTCCAATGAGGGCAACTTAAGCCTTCAAATATTTGTGCCTGAAGGTTATTATTTCTCAaaggttctctctctctctctctctctctctctctctgatagGTGTTGTTTTTTGACATAATAGTCACTATTGATGTACTATATATACAATTGAATTTCGTTTCCTCATAAAGAAAAAGCTTACTTTATGTACTTGATCAGCTAAAATTGATCTTCACTAGATGAAAGTTTATAAGACGAAAGTATAAAGTTGTCGACTGTAGTTGGCTATCTATCATTAGTAATAAATAAAGAACCACAAATGaaataaacttttcttagataagCTGTGAAAAGTCCTATGTGATTTACATTTACTTTTGGGTGGATCTAACATTAATGTCTCTGCTTCAGGTCTTACCTTCTTGAGAGAGAAACATGGTGAATTCATGCTCAGAGAGCTTGTGGTTGGCTTGCAGGAACaggtaaatttttaaaaaattgaactttcacaattttttttaaattaactatttactaataataataataataataataataataataataataataataataataataataataataataataatacaattgATTGTGGTATGGTTTCCAGGTTTTTATTAGAAAAGTGATTGAGATGCATGACAAGTACACGGCTTATGTAAATGACTACTTTATGAACCACACCCTATTTCATAAGGTTTGTACATTTGCATTATTAATTCACTGAATTATAACTTGTTATTTACTGTATTGACCACTGGTTTCTGGCCAAGTTATTATCTATTATCTTAGCTTATGGAGTTCTCGATGTGTAAATTGACCAAGTTTCCCCTACATTAGTACCCCTTCTTAAATTTTACTTTCATGATGAAGTTCGAAAAGCAACAGTTGTTTCAAGTTTTTATTGTTTATTGTCTATCCTCTTCACAATCAACATtacaaattttaataaaaaaaaaaactttttttagcAATGCCTGAGCTTTTATGGTCTGCTAAATTAGCTGTAGAGAAAGGACCTGCACAGGGTCATGATAGATCTTATATAATACAACTTTCTGACTATATAGTTCCAACTTTAGTTGAAGCTTTACATAAGgggataattattttattatactATAAATAAATTAATTCCATTTATATCCTTTCAACTACTTTATATCGActgtttttagttttttacaaACTTTACTTGATCTTTTTCAGGAGTCTGATACAAAAATTTGTGCAAATATGTTGGATGCTTTGAAGGAATGTCTACAGGTTGGGTCAATAatcattttctttattttgtttaCAAATTAGATTTATGTTTTTTCCAATTTTtgacatttgttttttttttttcagatttctGGACAAGTTTTAGATGAAAATCAAGTGAGAAGCATTGTTGATGAAATAAAACAGGTGACTACAGCAAGTTCAagcagaaaaaaaaaagaaagagctGAAAAGACAAATGCTAAAGATTTTGATGCAGAAGAAGGAGAGCTTCTTAAAGAAGAAAaagagcaagaagaagaagtctttgaccaagtttgttgACTTTTCTTTTTTCCCAACAAATAACCATTTTTTTACTATTGACATGAATCTTATAAACCTTATCTGTTTGACTATTTTTTGTTAACAGGTTGGTGAAATTTTAGGGACTTTAGTGGAAATATTTAAAGCTTCCTTTTTACCTTTCTTTGATAAGTTATCATCTTAAATAATGTCCATGTGGATAAGTATTGAGTATTCTAAtccaaatttcattttttattttcttattttgattatacatttttttaaagCAGATAGATTTATTACTTTTAATGTTTTGAAGGGCAAGGATAAGACAACAAAAGAGAGACGAATTGCTATTTGCATCTTTAATAACATGGCAGAGCAGTGTCGCGAAGCAGCTTTAAAGTACATTACCTTGCATAGTACTTACCATAATTACCTTTTTAACCTtcagatttttttaatattttttttaattacaaaCCAGATATTATGATACATATATCCCTTTCCTTGTTGACGGATGCAATGATGAGAATCCAGATATCCGACTGGTCAAAATTTGTGTATATAATTTCATATTTATGATTTTACACTTGTTAACTTGTTGAATTTTTTATGCAACTGTATATGGACTTGGCATGTGTGCAGAACAAGGCGGCTCTGTAATTAAACCTCTTGTTGGAGGTAAATTAGATCTTGCAAATCCTTTCTCTTTCCATTCTATATTGACTTTttattgacttgttgacttttttattgatttttttagaGGTTCTTTGAAGGCTAAATtttgtaataagacacccaaatgccCTCCAGCCTGATAATATAATGGCATACGATAATGCGGTTTATGCTTTAGGAAAAGTATGTCAGTTTCATCGCGACTCTATGAATTTCAGCACAGGTATTTACGGTATTTGGGTACCCGTTGGTCGTGAACTCGGCTGTTTACAGGTTTGCATGGGTGGGGTGTTTGAGTTTTAGTATGGTAATcctcttggttgatgaaaacCCTGTATTATATGCATAATgtcaatttatttaaaaaaaatagtaaaatgatttttttctttTACTAAAAAAATTGAATACCCTCTTTCAGGTCTATAAGATTTTAGTTGTGAGATTTCTCGTCGATCCGACATGTCTTTTTTCATTGCAAGTGATTTAGGGACTATCAATTTCTTGTTTTCATCATGGTATGAATTATATATAAAGTGGACATGTTGTGGCAAGATtatccaaaaacataaaaatctaGCAGAGATTCTTCAGGTGAACTTTATCTGCGTGTTTTCATGTCTGAAAATTGTGAAAGAAGGAATTTCTTGAGGTTTTTAGTGGACGATTGTATCCAAATCATGGAtatgattgattgggaaagacCCGTTCCAGATAGCATTGATGATGTGATTTTGGCTCAGGGAATCGATGCTGCAAGAAACCATTTTCGCTCTGTATGTTTCACCAAATTCTTTTCAATTTCACAAGACATCATGTTCCTTTATGATGTCAATGAAGTACTCCAACTCAACAATAACATGGTATTCAAGATTAAAATTAAATGCAAGAAAGAGCaattttactttcatttctttgtttattacattaaaatacttgTTCATGTGAATGCTCTGTTATCTTCTTTAAAGATCGATAACCATGGGGGGTTGGTTAGGGAGCACATGCCTGGTACATACGTAGAGTTGGATCAGTATTGCTGGGCTAATGAATTTTCCCAACAATACGGTGGGGACCCGAATGCTTGGGCTTTATCCTTTGAGCGACAACATGATACTGGGGATTGGGCTTTTAAATTCCAGCATGTCAGTGAGCTCTTTCACATCAATAATTAAAATAGTAGTTAAATGTTGACTTACTATTAATTCTTATGTTATTGATTTCAGGAGCAAATGCAGATGATGTCTGTGGACCGAATGGCAGGTGCAAACATTCCATCTTTGGCTTTTATGGAGCAGACCCGAATGCTAGCACACACTTTAGCTCAGAACACCAATCCAAAGTTTCAGGTTACTTTACTtactttgaattaaaaaaaaaattattttattttataatcagTATATTATTTATTTGGTTTGGCAAATAATATGCAGAACTGCAAGTTCCTTCAGTTTGTTTCAAAGATGAGTCATGGGGAATTGACTATTGAGGATAACCAGGTCAGGCCTACAAGTGGGGACTGGGCAAATGGATATCAACAACAATAAAATGCAGGCCCTTCCTCTACCTCTTGGACAGATCAATATGCACGTGAAGAGGCAAGTAAAACTTTTAACCTCTTAATCTTATCAACAGGTATCCAATGACCAATAATCAATGTGTATGAATGTGTTGGACAAAAAGATTTCATTTTCAACCAGTGCTTATGTGCTAGGGCAGCCTTCCAGGTCTGGTGGTATGTTTTGTGCTGATTAATTGTCACTCTGGATAAAAATGAAAGTAAATCTGATTTTTATAAGGTTTTGACTGATAATTATTCCGGTTCTAATGTAACTTAGTCTAACatacatttttataaattttgcatgaaaatatgatgaaatatattatataaatctGATTTGCATGCTTTTGATTATAAGATTATTTACTCATATTACTATCAAAGAATGTTGTAATGAGGATGCACAATGTTCATTTGTTGTTGACAAAATATTAGAACTCACTTCTTCATCTGTCAAAGGCACTTTTAGAGAGATTGTTGCCTCTTTTTTTTTAAT
The genomic region above belongs to Lactuca sativa cultivar Salinas chromosome 4, Lsat_Salinas_v11, whole genome shotgun sequence and contains:
- the LOC111904677 gene encoding alpha-amylase-like produces the protein MENKGKRERDRFLKKFGILLFPLSTTEYNKGTKAVADIVINHRTGEKQDGSRKYYIFEDDDYSVGNGNIDTGDPITGSPGIDHVITIVQKELSDWMNWLKIEIGFDGWQFDYVKGYSSSFTKIYMTNTSPDFAVGEQWSSLAHGQDEKPDYNQDNHRNELMKWVEERGFSAGMS